The following coding sequences lie in one Anomalospiza imberbis isolate Cuckoo-Finch-1a 21T00152 chromosome 21, ASM3175350v1, whole genome shotgun sequence genomic window:
- the RAPGEF1 gene encoding rap guanine nucleotide exchange factor 1 isoform X15, translated as MSGKIEKADSERSHLSSFTMKLKGKFHSPKIKRTPSKKGKQADLTVKTPEKSVNKNVSWLEEKEKEVVSALRYFKTIVDKMAIDNKVLEMLPGSASKVLEAILPLVQTDPRIQQSSAISSCYSRVYQSLANLIRWSDQVMLEGVNSEDKEMVTTVKDVIKAVLDGVKELVRLTIEKQEHPSPTSPVKPSLPACKSDSPSELPLTDREMEILNKTTNMTQSNELLTDSMDEEVAPPKPPLPSIRVAENSPPPALPPKKRQSAPSPTRVAVVAPMSRATSGSSLPVGINRQDFDVDCYAQRRLSGGSHSYGGESPRLSPCSSIGKLSKSDEQLSSLDRDSGQCSRNTSCETLDQSDHYDPDYEFLQQDLSNTDQIPPQGPGVLSPLPESLGESGSPFHGHAFQLPQGSSPPLEFCSLSGAAQPTETPPALPEKKRRSAASQTSDNSGCRVSYERHPSQYDNISEDDLHNAVVVPSMPFTPFAAVLPFQQGNSSAPVEFIADFAAPDSNSDPEKPPPLPEKKNKHMMAYMQFVEDYSEPQPSMFYQTPQNEHIYQKKNKYLREVYGINDSFISLDPSQDLAPPPALPPKQRQLSENASEEAGEGEYVNLYSSGQSNGELPGSEGESPPVKDGHSKDSALNSSAMGKEGKDGAERQPQSPDALESSQLEEEVDELSLIDHSEIMSRLTLKQEGDDGPDVRGGSGDILLVHATETDRKDLVLYCEAFLTTYRTFITPEELIKKLQYRYEKFCHFPDTFKKRVSKNTFFVLVRVVDELCLVELTEEILKLLMDLVFRLVCSGELSLARVLRKNILDKVDQKKMLSYANSIKPLAARGVAARPGTLHDFHSHEIAEQLTLLDAELFYKIEIPEVLLWAKEQNEEKSPNLTQFTEHFNNMSYWVRSIIMLQEKAQDRERLLLKFIKIMKHLRKLNNFNSYLAILSALDSAPIRRLEWQKQTSEGLAEYCTLIDSSSSFRAYRAALADVEPPCIPYLGLILQDLTFVHLGNPDYIDSKVNFSKRWQQFNILDSMRCFQQVHYDIKRNDDIVSFFNDFSDHLAEEALWELSLKIKPRNITRRKTDREEKT; from the exons AATGTATCGTGGctagaggaaaaagagaaggaagttGTCAGTGCATTGCGCTACTTTAAGACTATTGTGGACAAAATGGCAATTGATAACAAAGTTTTGGAGATGCTGCCAGGCTCAGCAAGTAAAGTGCTGGAAGCCATCCTGCCCTTGGTGCAAACTGACCCACGCATCCAGCAAAG TTCTGCCATCTCATCCTGCTACAGCCGAGTGTACCAGAGCCTGGCCAACCTCATCCGCTGGTCTGATCAGGTGATGCTGGAGGGGGTGAATTCAGAGGACAAGGAGATGGTGACAACAGTGAAGGATGTCATAAAAGCAGTTCTGGATGGAGTCAAG GAGCTGGTCAGACTCACGATTGAAAAGCAGGAGCATCCCTCTCCCACAAGCCCAGTTAAACCCAGTTTACCAGCATGTAAATCTGACAG CCCATCAGAACTTCCCCTTACAGACCGAGAAATGGAGATCCTCAACAAAACAACTAATATGACTCAATCCAACGAGCTGCTGACTGACTCCATGGATGAAGAAGTTGCACCTCCTAAACCCCCTCTGCCCAGCATTCGTGTGGCAGAGAACAG CCCTCCACCAGCATTGCCCCCTAAAAAACGTCAGTCGGCGCCTTCCCCGACCAGAGTGGCTGTTGTGGCCCCCATGAGCCGAGCTACCAGTGGGTCCAGTTTACCTGTTGGGATCAACAGACAG GATTTTGATGTTGACTGCTATGCCCAGAGGAGGTTGTCAGGTGGAAGCCACTCCTATGGGGGGGAGTCTCCTCGCCTCTCTCCGTGCAGCAGCATTGGCAAACTGAGCAAGTCTGACGAGCAGCTCTCCTCTCTGGACCGCGACAGCGGCCAGTGCTCCCGCAACACAAGCTGTGAAACCCTGG ATCAATCAGATCACTATGATCCAGACTATGAattcctgcagcaggacctCTCCAACACTGATCAGATACCTCCTCAGGGGCCAGGTGTCCTCAGCCCCTTGCCAGAGTCCTTGGGTGAGTCTGGCTCCCCTTTCCATGGACACGCTTTCCAGCTCCCGCAGGGCAGCTCTCCTCCACTGGAATTCTGCAGCCTCTCGGGAGCAGCGCAGCCGACAGAGACTCCCCCAGCTTTACcagagaagaagaggaggagtgCAGCCTCCCAGACCTCGGATAACTCGGGCTGCAGGGTGTCCTACGAGAGGCACCCGTCCCAGTACGACAACATCTCCGAGGATGACCTGCACAATGCCGTGGTTGTCCCGTCAATGCCCTTCACGCcttttgctgctgttctgcCTTTCCAGCAAGGAAACTCTTCAGCACCAGTGGAATTCATTGCTGATTTTGCTGCTCCAGATTCGAACAGTGACCCAGAAAAGCCACCACCTCTgccagagaagaaaaacaagcacA TGATGGCCTACATGCAGTTTGTGGAAGACTACTCAGAGCCACAGCCGTCCATGTTCTACCAGACCCCTCAGAACGAGCACATCTACCAGAAGAAGAACAAGTACCTCAGGGAAGTCTACGGGATCAATGACTCCTTTATCAGCTTAGACCCCTCTCAAGATCTGgcacctcctcctgctctcccacCCAAGCAAAGGCAGCTG AGTGAAAACGCCAGTGAGGAGGCTGGTGAGGGTGAATATGTCAATCTGTATTCCTCTGGCCAGAGCAACGGGGAACTCCCAGGCTCTGAAGGA GAATCTCCCCCTGTCAAAGACGGCCACTCCAAAGACTCGGCTTTGAACAGCAGTGCCATGGGGAAGGAGGGCAAAGATGGTGCTGAAAG gcAGCCACAGTCACCAGATGCTTTGGAGTCATCACAGCTGGAGGAAGAGGTAGATGAGCTGTCCCTTATTGACCACAGTGAAATCATGTCTAGATTAACACTGAAGCAAGAG GGGGATGATGGGCCAGATGTCCGTGGTGGATCTGGAGACATTCTGTTGGTGCACGCCACAGAGACCGACAGGAAAG ATCTGGTGCTGTACTGTGAAGCCTTTCTGACTACATACAGGACATTTATTACCCCCGAAGAGCTCATCAAGAAGCTGCAGTACAG ATATGAGAAGTTTTGCCACTTCCCGGACACGTTCAAGAAGCGAGTCAGTAAGAACACCTTCTTCGTGCTGGTGCGAGTGGTGGATGAGCTGTG CTTGGTGGAATTGACAGAGGAGATCCTCAAGCTGCTGATGGACCTGGTGTTCAGGCTGGTCTGCAGCGGGGAGCTGAGCCTGGCCAGAGTGCTGCGCAAGAACATCCTGGATAAAGTGGATCAGAAGAAAATGCTGAGCTACGCCAACTCCATCAAACCTCTCGCGGCCAGAGGGgtggcagccag GCCAGGGACACTGCATGATTTCCACAGTCATGAAATAGCTGAGCAGCTGACCCTGCTGGATGCTGAACTCTTCTATAAAATCGAG ATCCCAGAAGTTCTGCTTTGGGCAAAGGAACAAAATGAAGAGAAGAGTCCCAACCTGACACAGTTCACAGAGCACTTTAATAACATGTCCTACTG GGTCCGTTCAATAATTATGCTACAAGAGAAAGCCCAGGACCGAGAGAGGCTGCTCCTTAAATTTATAAAGATTATGAAG CACTTACGAAAGCTGAATAATTTTAATTCCTATCTGGCCATTCTTTCTGCACTGGATTCTGCACCCATCCGAAGGCTGGAGTGGCAGAAGCAAACCTCAGAG GGCCTGGCTGAGTACTGCACCCTGATCGACAGCTCCTCGTCCTTCCGCGCCTACCGAGCGGCCCTGGCCGACGTGGAGCCCCCCTGCATCCCCTACCT AGGCCTGATTCTGCAGGACCTGACCTTTGTCCATCTGGGAAACCCTGATTACATTGACAGCAAAGTGAACTTTTCCAAGCGCTGGCAGCAGTTTAACATCCTGGACAGCATGAGGTGCTTCCAGCAAGT ACATTATGACATCAAAAGGAACGACGACATCGTGTCATTCTTCAACGACTTCAGCGACCACCTGGCCGAGGAGGCCCTGTGGGAACTGTCCCTGAAAATCAAACCTCGGAACATCACGAGGCGGAAAACAGATCGGGAAGAGAAAACCTAG
- the RAPGEF1 gene encoding rap guanine nucleotide exchange factor 1 isoform X16 yields MSGKIEKADSERSHLSSFTMKLKGKFHSPKIKRTPSKKGKQADLTVKTPEKSVNKNVSWLEEKEKEVVSALRYFKTIVDKMAIDNKVLEMLPGSASKVLEAILPLVQTDPRIQQSSAISSCYSRVYQSLANLIRWSDQVMLEGVNSEDKEMVTTVKDVIKAVLDGVKELVRLTIEKQEHPSPTSPVKPSLPACKSDSPSELPLTDREMEILNKTTNMTQSNELLTDSMDEEVAPPKPPLPSIRVAENSPPPALPPKKRQSAPSPTRVAVVAPMSRATSGSSLPVGINRQDFDVDCYAQRRLSGGSHSYGGESPRLSPCSSIGKLSKSDEQLSSLDRDSGQCSRNTSCETLDQSDHYDPDYEFLQQDLSNTDQIPPQGPGVLSPLPESLGESGSPFHGHAFQLPQGSSPPLEFCSLSGAAQPTETPPALPEKKRRSAASQTSDNSGCRVSYERHPSQYDNISEDDLHNAVVVPSMPFTPFAAVLPFQQGNSSAPVEFIADFAAPDSNSDPEKPPPLPEKKNKHMMAYMQFVEDYSEPQPSMFYQTPQNEHIYQKKNKYLREVYGINDSFISLDPSQDLAPPPALPPKQRQLESPPVKDGHSKDSALNSSAMGKEGKDGAERQPQSPDALESSQLEEEVDELSLIDHSEIMSRLTLKQEGDDGPDVRGGSGDILLVHATETDRKDLVLYCEAFLTTYRTFITPEELIKKLQYRYEKFCHFPDTFKKRVSKNTFFVLVRVVDELCLVELTEEILKLLMDLVFRLVCSGELSLARVLRKNILDKVDQKKMLSYANSIKPLAARGVAARPGTLHDFHSHEIAEQLTLLDAELFYKIEIPEVLLWAKEQNEEKSPNLTQFTEHFNNMSYWVRSIIMLQEKAQDRERLLLKFIKIMKHLRKLNNFNSYLAILSALDSAPIRRLEWQKQTSEGLAEYCTLIDSSSSFRAYRAALADVEPPCIPYLGLILQDLTFVHLGNPDYIDSKVNFSKRWQQFNILDSMRCFQQVHYDIKRNDDIVSFFNDFSDHLAEEALWELSLKIKPRNITRRKTDREEKT; encoded by the exons AATGTATCGTGGctagaggaaaaagagaaggaagttGTCAGTGCATTGCGCTACTTTAAGACTATTGTGGACAAAATGGCAATTGATAACAAAGTTTTGGAGATGCTGCCAGGCTCAGCAAGTAAAGTGCTGGAAGCCATCCTGCCCTTGGTGCAAACTGACCCACGCATCCAGCAAAG TTCTGCCATCTCATCCTGCTACAGCCGAGTGTACCAGAGCCTGGCCAACCTCATCCGCTGGTCTGATCAGGTGATGCTGGAGGGGGTGAATTCAGAGGACAAGGAGATGGTGACAACAGTGAAGGATGTCATAAAAGCAGTTCTGGATGGAGTCAAG GAGCTGGTCAGACTCACGATTGAAAAGCAGGAGCATCCCTCTCCCACAAGCCCAGTTAAACCCAGTTTACCAGCATGTAAATCTGACAG CCCATCAGAACTTCCCCTTACAGACCGAGAAATGGAGATCCTCAACAAAACAACTAATATGACTCAATCCAACGAGCTGCTGACTGACTCCATGGATGAAGAAGTTGCACCTCCTAAACCCCCTCTGCCCAGCATTCGTGTGGCAGAGAACAG CCCTCCACCAGCATTGCCCCCTAAAAAACGTCAGTCGGCGCCTTCCCCGACCAGAGTGGCTGTTGTGGCCCCCATGAGCCGAGCTACCAGTGGGTCCAGTTTACCTGTTGGGATCAACAGACAG GATTTTGATGTTGACTGCTATGCCCAGAGGAGGTTGTCAGGTGGAAGCCACTCCTATGGGGGGGAGTCTCCTCGCCTCTCTCCGTGCAGCAGCATTGGCAAACTGAGCAAGTCTGACGAGCAGCTCTCCTCTCTGGACCGCGACAGCGGCCAGTGCTCCCGCAACACAAGCTGTGAAACCCTGG ATCAATCAGATCACTATGATCCAGACTATGAattcctgcagcaggacctCTCCAACACTGATCAGATACCTCCTCAGGGGCCAGGTGTCCTCAGCCCCTTGCCAGAGTCCTTGGGTGAGTCTGGCTCCCCTTTCCATGGACACGCTTTCCAGCTCCCGCAGGGCAGCTCTCCTCCACTGGAATTCTGCAGCCTCTCGGGAGCAGCGCAGCCGACAGAGACTCCCCCAGCTTTACcagagaagaagaggaggagtgCAGCCTCCCAGACCTCGGATAACTCGGGCTGCAGGGTGTCCTACGAGAGGCACCCGTCCCAGTACGACAACATCTCCGAGGATGACCTGCACAATGCCGTGGTTGTCCCGTCAATGCCCTTCACGCcttttgctgctgttctgcCTTTCCAGCAAGGAAACTCTTCAGCACCAGTGGAATTCATTGCTGATTTTGCTGCTCCAGATTCGAACAGTGACCCAGAAAAGCCACCACCTCTgccagagaagaaaaacaagcacA TGATGGCCTACATGCAGTTTGTGGAAGACTACTCAGAGCCACAGCCGTCCATGTTCTACCAGACCCCTCAGAACGAGCACATCTACCAGAAGAAGAACAAGTACCTCAGGGAAGTCTACGGGATCAATGACTCCTTTATCAGCTTAGACCCCTCTCAAGATCTGgcacctcctcctgctctcccacCCAAGCAAAGGCAGCTG GAATCTCCCCCTGTCAAAGACGGCCACTCCAAAGACTCGGCTTTGAACAGCAGTGCCATGGGGAAGGAGGGCAAAGATGGTGCTGAAAG gcAGCCACAGTCACCAGATGCTTTGGAGTCATCACAGCTGGAGGAAGAGGTAGATGAGCTGTCCCTTATTGACCACAGTGAAATCATGTCTAGATTAACACTGAAGCAAGAG GGGGATGATGGGCCAGATGTCCGTGGTGGATCTGGAGACATTCTGTTGGTGCACGCCACAGAGACCGACAGGAAAG ATCTGGTGCTGTACTGTGAAGCCTTTCTGACTACATACAGGACATTTATTACCCCCGAAGAGCTCATCAAGAAGCTGCAGTACAG ATATGAGAAGTTTTGCCACTTCCCGGACACGTTCAAGAAGCGAGTCAGTAAGAACACCTTCTTCGTGCTGGTGCGAGTGGTGGATGAGCTGTG CTTGGTGGAATTGACAGAGGAGATCCTCAAGCTGCTGATGGACCTGGTGTTCAGGCTGGTCTGCAGCGGGGAGCTGAGCCTGGCCAGAGTGCTGCGCAAGAACATCCTGGATAAAGTGGATCAGAAGAAAATGCTGAGCTACGCCAACTCCATCAAACCTCTCGCGGCCAGAGGGgtggcagccag GCCAGGGACACTGCATGATTTCCACAGTCATGAAATAGCTGAGCAGCTGACCCTGCTGGATGCTGAACTCTTCTATAAAATCGAG ATCCCAGAAGTTCTGCTTTGGGCAAAGGAACAAAATGAAGAGAAGAGTCCCAACCTGACACAGTTCACAGAGCACTTTAATAACATGTCCTACTG GGTCCGTTCAATAATTATGCTACAAGAGAAAGCCCAGGACCGAGAGAGGCTGCTCCTTAAATTTATAAAGATTATGAAG CACTTACGAAAGCTGAATAATTTTAATTCCTATCTGGCCATTCTTTCTGCACTGGATTCTGCACCCATCCGAAGGCTGGAGTGGCAGAAGCAAACCTCAGAG GGCCTGGCTGAGTACTGCACCCTGATCGACAGCTCCTCGTCCTTCCGCGCCTACCGAGCGGCCCTGGCCGACGTGGAGCCCCCCTGCATCCCCTACCT AGGCCTGATTCTGCAGGACCTGACCTTTGTCCATCTGGGAAACCCTGATTACATTGACAGCAAAGTGAACTTTTCCAAGCGCTGGCAGCAGTTTAACATCCTGGACAGCATGAGGTGCTTCCAGCAAGT ACATTATGACATCAAAAGGAACGACGACATCGTGTCATTCTTCAACGACTTCAGCGACCACCTGGCCGAGGAGGCCCTGTGGGAACTGTCCCTGAAAATCAAACCTCGGAACATCACGAGGCGGAAAACAGATCGGGAAGAGAAAACCTAG
- the RAPGEF1 gene encoding rap guanine nucleotide exchange factor 1 isoform X7, whose product MSGKIEKADSERSHLSSFTMKLKGKFHSPKIKRTPSKKGKQADLTVKTPEKSVNKNVSWLEEKEKEVVSALRYFKTIVDKMAIDNKVLEMLPGSASKVLEAILPLVQTDPRIQQSSAISSCYSRVYQSLANLIRWSDQVMLEGVNSEDKEMVTTVKDVIKAVLDGVKELVRLTIEKQEHPSPTSPVKPSLPACKSDSPSELPLTDREMEILNKTTNMTQSNELLTDSMDEEVAPPKPPLPSIRVAENRVLEASIPVVSCSPPPALPPKKRQSAPSPTRVAVVAPMSRATSGSSLPVGINRQDFDVDCYAQRRLSGGSHSYGGESPRLSPCSSIGKLSKSDEQLSSLDRDSGQCSRNTSCETLDQSDHYDPDYEFLQQDLSNTDQIPPQGPGVLSPLPESLGESGSPFHGHAFQLPQGSSPPLEFCSLSGAAQPTETPPALPEKKRRSAASQTSDNSGCRVSYERHPSQYDNISEDDLHNAVVVPSMPFTPFAAVLPFQQGNSSAPVEFIADFAAPDSNSDPEKPPPLPEKKNKHMMAYMQFVEDYSEPQPSMFYQTPQNEHIYQKKNKYLREVYGINDSFISLDPSQDLAPPPALPPKQRQLYKSVFRSYSQDFVPHNQVSIPPFLSSTSSSCSTPPFPPVHLSQSPDLAVPAAASQSPSTVDVPNSSSQESSFNGNAPVCLPSETSFTDSLQTPSSENASEEAGEGEYVNLYSSGQSNGELPGSEGESPPVKDGHSKDSALNSSAMGKEGKDGAERQPQSPDALESSQLEEEVDELSLIDHSEIMSRLTLKQEGDDGPDVRGGSGDILLVHATETDRKDLVLYCEAFLTTYRTFITPEELIKKLQYRYEKFCHFPDTFKKRVSKNTFFVLVRVVDELCLVELTEEILKLLMDLVFRLVCSGELSLARVLRKNILDKVDQKKMLSYANSIKPLAARGVAARPGTLHDFHSHEIAEQLTLLDAELFYKIEIPEVLLWAKEQNEEKSPNLTQFTEHFNNMSYWVRSIIMLQEKAQDRERLLLKFIKIMKHLRKLNNFNSYLAILSALDSAPIRRLEWQKQTSEGLAEYCTLIDSSSSFRAYRAALADVEPPCIPYLGLILQDLTFVHLGNPDYIDSKVNFSKRWQQFNILDSMRCFQQVHYDIKRNDDIVSFFNDFSDHLAEEALWELSLKIKPRNITRRKTDREEKT is encoded by the exons AATGTATCGTGGctagaggaaaaagagaaggaagttGTCAGTGCATTGCGCTACTTTAAGACTATTGTGGACAAAATGGCAATTGATAACAAAGTTTTGGAGATGCTGCCAGGCTCAGCAAGTAAAGTGCTGGAAGCCATCCTGCCCTTGGTGCAAACTGACCCACGCATCCAGCAAAG TTCTGCCATCTCATCCTGCTACAGCCGAGTGTACCAGAGCCTGGCCAACCTCATCCGCTGGTCTGATCAGGTGATGCTGGAGGGGGTGAATTCAGAGGACAAGGAGATGGTGACAACAGTGAAGGATGTCATAAAAGCAGTTCTGGATGGAGTCAAG GAGCTGGTCAGACTCACGATTGAAAAGCAGGAGCATCCCTCTCCCACAAGCCCAGTTAAACCCAGTTTACCAGCATGTAAATCTGACAG CCCATCAGAACTTCCCCTTACAGACCGAGAAATGGAGATCCTCAACAAAACAACTAATATGACTCAATCCAACGAGCTGCTGACTGACTCCATGGATGAAGAAGTTGCACCTCCTAAACCCCCTCTGCCCAGCATTCGTGTGGCAGAGAACAG agtGTTGGAAGCATCAATTCCTGTTGTGTCTTGCAGCCCTCCACCAGCATTGCCCCCTAAAAAACGTCAGTCGGCGCCTTCCCCGACCAGAGTGGCTGTTGTGGCCCCCATGAGCCGAGCTACCAGTGGGTCCAGTTTACCTGTTGGGATCAACAGACAG GATTTTGATGTTGACTGCTATGCCCAGAGGAGGTTGTCAGGTGGAAGCCACTCCTATGGGGGGGAGTCTCCTCGCCTCTCTCCGTGCAGCAGCATTGGCAAACTGAGCAAGTCTGACGAGCAGCTCTCCTCTCTGGACCGCGACAGCGGCCAGTGCTCCCGCAACACAAGCTGTGAAACCCTGG ATCAATCAGATCACTATGATCCAGACTATGAattcctgcagcaggacctCTCCAACACTGATCAGATACCTCCTCAGGGGCCAGGTGTCCTCAGCCCCTTGCCAGAGTCCTTGGGTGAGTCTGGCTCCCCTTTCCATGGACACGCTTTCCAGCTCCCGCAGGGCAGCTCTCCTCCACTGGAATTCTGCAGCCTCTCGGGAGCAGCGCAGCCGACAGAGACTCCCCCAGCTTTACcagagaagaagaggaggagtgCAGCCTCCCAGACCTCGGATAACTCGGGCTGCAGGGTGTCCTACGAGAGGCACCCGTCCCAGTACGACAACATCTCCGAGGATGACCTGCACAATGCCGTGGTTGTCCCGTCAATGCCCTTCACGCcttttgctgctgttctgcCTTTCCAGCAAGGAAACTCTTCAGCACCAGTGGAATTCATTGCTGATTTTGCTGCTCCAGATTCGAACAGTGACCCAGAAAAGCCACCACCTCTgccagagaagaaaaacaagcacA TGATGGCCTACATGCAGTTTGTGGAAGACTACTCAGAGCCACAGCCGTCCATGTTCTACCAGACCCCTCAGAACGAGCACATCTACCAGAAGAAGAACAAGTACCTCAGGGAAGTCTACGGGATCAATGACTCCTTTATCAGCTTAGACCCCTCTCAAGATCTGgcacctcctcctgctctcccacCCAAGCAAAGGCAGCTG TACAAATCTGTGTTTAGGTCCTACTCCCAGGACTTTGTGCCTCACAACCAAGTCTCCATAcctcctttcctctcttctacctcctcctcctgctccaccCCGCCTTTCCCGCCCGTCCATCTGTCCCAGAGCCCCGACCTAGCGGTGCCCgctgcagccagccagtcaCCCAGCACTGTGGATGTGCCAAACTCCTCTTCTCAGGAGAGCAGCTTTAACGGGAATGCTCCTGTCTGCCTTCCTTCTGAAACCTCTTTCACTGATTCTCTCCAGACGCCTTCG AGTGAAAACGCCAGTGAGGAGGCTGGTGAGGGTGAATATGTCAATCTGTATTCCTCTGGCCAGAGCAACGGGGAACTCCCAGGCTCTGAAGGA GAATCTCCCCCTGTCAAAGACGGCCACTCCAAAGACTCGGCTTTGAACAGCAGTGCCATGGGGAAGGAGGGCAAAGATGGTGCTGAAAG gcAGCCACAGTCACCAGATGCTTTGGAGTCATCACAGCTGGAGGAAGAGGTAGATGAGCTGTCCCTTATTGACCACAGTGAAATCATGTCTAGATTAACACTGAAGCAAGAG GGGGATGATGGGCCAGATGTCCGTGGTGGATCTGGAGACATTCTGTTGGTGCACGCCACAGAGACCGACAGGAAAG ATCTGGTGCTGTACTGTGAAGCCTTTCTGACTACATACAGGACATTTATTACCCCCGAAGAGCTCATCAAGAAGCTGCAGTACAG ATATGAGAAGTTTTGCCACTTCCCGGACACGTTCAAGAAGCGAGTCAGTAAGAACACCTTCTTCGTGCTGGTGCGAGTGGTGGATGAGCTGTG CTTGGTGGAATTGACAGAGGAGATCCTCAAGCTGCTGATGGACCTGGTGTTCAGGCTGGTCTGCAGCGGGGAGCTGAGCCTGGCCAGAGTGCTGCGCAAGAACATCCTGGATAAAGTGGATCAGAAGAAAATGCTGAGCTACGCCAACTCCATCAAACCTCTCGCGGCCAGAGGGgtggcagccag GCCAGGGACACTGCATGATTTCCACAGTCATGAAATAGCTGAGCAGCTGACCCTGCTGGATGCTGAACTCTTCTATAAAATCGAG ATCCCAGAAGTTCTGCTTTGGGCAAAGGAACAAAATGAAGAGAAGAGTCCCAACCTGACACAGTTCACAGAGCACTTTAATAACATGTCCTACTG GGTCCGTTCAATAATTATGCTACAAGAGAAAGCCCAGGACCGAGAGAGGCTGCTCCTTAAATTTATAAAGATTATGAAG CACTTACGAAAGCTGAATAATTTTAATTCCTATCTGGCCATTCTTTCTGCACTGGATTCTGCACCCATCCGAAGGCTGGAGTGGCAGAAGCAAACCTCAGAG GGCCTGGCTGAGTACTGCACCCTGATCGACAGCTCCTCGTCCTTCCGCGCCTACCGAGCGGCCCTGGCCGACGTGGAGCCCCCCTGCATCCCCTACCT AGGCCTGATTCTGCAGGACCTGACCTTTGTCCATCTGGGAAACCCTGATTACATTGACAGCAAAGTGAACTTTTCCAAGCGCTGGCAGCAGTTTAACATCCTGGACAGCATGAGGTGCTTCCAGCAAGT ACATTATGACATCAAAAGGAACGACGACATCGTGTCATTCTTCAACGACTTCAGCGACCACCTGGCCGAGGAGGCCCTGTGGGAACTGTCCCTGAAAATCAAACCTCGGAACATCACGAGGCGGAAAACAGATCGGGAAGAGAAAACCTAG